In a single window of the Renibacterium salmoninarum ATCC 33209 genome:
- a CDS encoding CshA/CshB family fibrillar adhesin-related protein, giving the protein MIRNAHVRTGRHFKGVSQRRRQALKMAKSALHGTLAATASLALVASGMVVGFVGGIAPANADYATAGSGPYQPRIYWFDMTGFPVNTVGGSKTFSPAPGVSATVTMSAKSSISGSTDLRVQSLSSYVGSPAGQAYAPAGNVAIANDIDGAKVAATFNFLLTINGRTITPRVVATDGEATASPSEALQYNTTGTDWVDFQDYRKGSTMWAGTLSGKQLRLTNTEGTASTPFVFSDTTQVSTRIEGGGRQAAAFGLMLPFDYGDAPASYGVAQHLVPQTASGSAQSLLNPPALTESAGVYLGRVAPDSEAGTGATLSADDSTGTADEGVTQLLANGANSFPLYTPGQKNYSVQVLCTGPGSTVKAWLDTNKNGVFDANESATATCQNGVATLNWTNLPAVTGAGTDLVARFRIASDADDVANPTGAAADGEVEDYAVTDPTQTTYPAQVTLTNGSF; this is encoded by the coding sequence ATGATTCGCAACGCACACGTTCGGACCGGCCGGCACTTCAAAGGTGTCTCGCAACGACGACGGCAAGCGCTCAAGATGGCAAAGAGCGCCCTACATGGCACCTTGGCTGCCACAGCATCGCTCGCTCTCGTTGCTTCGGGAATGGTGGTAGGTTTCGTCGGCGGCATCGCGCCGGCCAACGCCGACTATGCGACCGCTGGTTCTGGGCCGTATCAACCGCGGATCTATTGGTTCGATATGACCGGATTCCCGGTCAATACTGTTGGCGGGTCGAAGACTTTCTCGCCAGCACCAGGAGTCAGCGCTACCGTCACGATGTCCGCCAAGAGCAGCATCTCCGGCTCGACGGATTTGCGCGTGCAGAGCTTGAGTTCTTATGTTGGCAGCCCGGCTGGCCAAGCCTACGCGCCCGCTGGAAACGTCGCGATCGCTAATGACATTGACGGAGCCAAAGTAGCGGCCACCTTTAACTTTTTACTGACCATTAACGGCCGCACCATTACTCCGCGCGTGGTGGCAACTGACGGTGAAGCAACCGCCAGCCCTTCTGAGGCTCTGCAGTACAACACCACTGGAACTGACTGGGTAGATTTCCAGGATTACCGCAAGGGCTCGACGATGTGGGCCGGAACCTTGTCCGGAAAACAACTGCGGTTGACTAACACTGAAGGAACAGCCTCTACGCCGTTCGTGTTCAGTGACACCACTCAGGTGAGCACTCGCATTGAAGGTGGCGGGCGGCAAGCCGCCGCGTTCGGCCTGATGCTGCCATTCGACTACGGAGATGCGCCGGCAAGCTACGGAGTGGCCCAGCATTTGGTGCCGCAGACGGCTAGCGGATCGGCACAAAGCCTTCTCAATCCGCCAGCGCTCACCGAATCTGCCGGGGTTTACCTTGGCCGGGTTGCCCCGGACTCAGAAGCCGGAACTGGCGCCACGCTGAGCGCGGATGATTCCACTGGCACCGCAGATGAAGGTGTCACCCAGCTGTTAGCCAATGGTGCCAACAGCTTTCCGCTGTACACTCCCGGACAGAAAAATTACTCCGTCCAAGTTCTATGCACCGGTCCCGGCAGCACGGTGAAGGCTTGGCTGGACACCAACAAAAACGGTGTTTTTGACGCCAACGAATCTGCCACCGCCACCTGTCAGAACGGCGTCGCAACGCTCAACTGGACCAACCTGCCGGCAGTTACCGGTGCGGGAACTGACCTGGTTGCGCGCTTTCGAATCGCGAGTGATGCCGACGACGTCGCCAACCCAACTGGCGCGGCGGCCGATGGCGAAGTTGAAGATTATGCCGTAACCGATCCGACCCAGACCACTTACCCTGCACAGGTCACGCTCACCAATGGCAGCTTTTAG
- a CDS encoding monovalent cation/H+ antiporter complex subunit F, giving the protein MSVFGMPLMTLVLIVVGVILSLAALGAIYRIAVGPSLLDRVLAADVLLAIFSAALATDMAVNHHLNNLPLLVGLTVIGFIGSVTVARYVADRRPQ; this is encoded by the coding sequence ATGAGCGTCTTCGGAATGCCGCTTATGACCTTGGTCTTGATTGTGGTCGGGGTGATTTTGAGCCTGGCCGCGCTGGGCGCTATCTACCGCATCGCCGTCGGCCCATCACTTCTCGACCGGGTTCTTGCCGCCGATGTGTTGTTAGCGATCTTTTCCGCCGCTTTGGCCACGGATATGGCGGTTAACCACCATCTGAACAATTTGCCGCTATTAGTTGGACTCACTGTTATTGGGTTCATCGGTTCAGTCACGGTGGCTAGATACGTAGCCGATAGGAGGCCGCAATGA
- the mnhG gene encoding monovalent cation/H(+) antiporter subunit G, translated as MIATQTAFDGFIDLLTAIFLILGALLSLAAAIGLLRFPDLMSRMHAATKPQVLGLFLLLAAMALQLRSWSVLPILLVAWIFQLLTVPVSAHMVGRAGYRTKHLRKETLSQDDLNEVVEAAAAKDREV; from the coding sequence ATGATTGCGACTCAAACCGCATTTGACGGCTTCATCGACCTGCTCACCGCGATCTTTTTGATTCTGGGTGCATTGCTTTCCTTGGCTGCTGCGATTGGTCTACTGCGCTTTCCCGACTTGATGAGCCGGATGCATGCGGCGACAAAACCGCAGGTTCTAGGGCTTTTCTTGCTTCTTGCTGCGATGGCGCTGCAACTTCGCAGCTGGTCCGTGCTGCCTATCTTGTTGGTCGCCTGGATTTTCCAGCTCCTCACGGTTCCGGTCTCCGCGCATATGGTTGGTCGGGCCGGATACCGCACCAAACACCTTCGTAAAGAAACATTGAGCCAGGACGATTTGAATGAAGTGGTCGAGGCTGCTGCCGCCAAAGACCGCGAAGTTTAG
- a CDS encoding DUF11 domain-containing protein has protein sequence MINISGNSPVRVGDTLEYKVDVTNSGGSDAPLSVLTDQIPTGTTYVPGSLKITAGTGIGNLTDAAGDDRGEYNASQDQVTVRLGNAATASAGGILAPGAKATITFRVTANADSAASTVRNTASVSYQDPLDNNAAKTSYSNTVTTPVASAADLQITKEQVTQYPLTVSRSNTD, from the coding sequence GTGATAAATATCAGCGGCAACTCACCGGTGCGAGTCGGTGACACCCTTGAGTACAAGGTGGACGTTACTAACTCGGGTGGTTCGGACGCCCCCTTGAGCGTCTTGACCGATCAAATCCCCACTGGAACAACTTATGTTCCGGGATCGCTCAAAATCACCGCGGGTACCGGAATCGGAAACTTAACCGATGCTGCTGGCGATGATCGCGGCGAATATAACGCCAGCCAAGATCAAGTCACCGTGCGCCTGGGTAACGCTGCGACAGCCAGTGCGGGTGGCATATTAGCCCCCGGCGCGAAAGCGACTATCACTTTCCGAGTTACTGCCAACGCTGATTCAGCGGCAAGCACGGTACGAAATACCGCATCGGTTTCCTATCAAGATCCGCTGGATAACAACGCGGCCAAAACCTCTTACTCCAACACAGTCACTACGCCGGTGGCCTCAGCAGCAGATCTGCAAATTACCAAAGAGCAGGTCACGCAATATCCCTTGACGGTCAGCCGATCGAATACCGACTGA
- a CDS encoding Na+/H+ antiporter subunit E produces the protein MTKKRISLKQELPLLIWLVLVWGALWRDFSPGNLIFGAIIALIVTRIFYLPPVELSGRFNVINFVGYAFVFLWRIALASAQVNYLLLARGPKITNAVVAVPLRSHSDLMVTATGHVISLIPGSLVIEVDRSTSTLYLHALNVRNEEDVRKVREDVRATEAWLIRIMGSKTELAALNAERTTAVMPG, from the coding sequence TGCTGATTTGGCTGGTCTTAGTGTGGGGTGCGCTGTGGCGGGATTTCAGTCCCGGGAATCTCATTTTCGGTGCAATCATCGCGCTGATCGTGACGCGAATCTTCTATCTGCCGCCAGTTGAGCTGAGTGGCCGGTTCAATGTGATTAATTTCGTGGGCTACGCCTTTGTTTTCCTCTGGCGAATCGCGCTCGCCAGCGCGCAGGTAAATTACTTGCTGCTGGCACGGGGTCCCAAGATCACCAATGCGGTAGTGGCGGTGCCATTACGCAGCCATTCTGATCTCATGGTCACCGCCACTGGGCACGTCATCTCGCTTATTCCTGGTTCTTTGGTCATCGAGGTAGACCGTTCGACGTCGACGTTGTACCTGCACGCGCTCAACGTGCGCAACGAAGAAGACGTCCGCAAAGTCCGCGAAGACGTTCGGGCCACCGAAGCTTGGCTGATTCGGATTATGGGCAGTAAAACCGAGCTCGCCGCCTTGAACGCGGAGCGGACGACGGCGGTGATGCCAGGATGA
- a CDS encoding DUF11 domain-containing protein: protein MSLDGQPIEYRLTVKNNGPRPATGVTTRDVLPASITGGSGQVDAGSACTVTGQTVSCAVGNLAVGASRTISIKGKVSAKAALNRPGVSGGFLRR from the coding sequence ATATCCCTTGACGGTCAGCCGATCGAATACCGACTGACCGTCAAGAACAACGGGCCGCGGCCAGCCACTGGTGTGACCACGCGCGACGTCTTGCCCGCAAGCATTACTGGTGGCTCTGGCCAAGTGGATGCGGGCAGTGCCTGCACCGTAACGGGGCAGACGGTCAGTTGCGCCGTTGGTAATCTTGCCGTCGGCGCTAGTCGCACGATCTCGATCAAAGGCAAGGTCTCTGCTAAAGCGGCACTGAATCGCCCCGGTGTGTCCGGAGGGTTTCTCAGACGATGA